In Oryza sativa Japonica Group chromosome 3, ASM3414082v1, one DNA window encodes the following:
- the LOC4332697 gene encoding protein ETHYLENE-INSENSITIVE 3-like 1b — MMGGGLVMDQGMMFPGVHNFVDLLQQNGGDKNLGFGALVPQTSSGEQCVMGEGDLVDPPPESFPDAGEDDSDDDVEDIEELERRMWRDRMKLKRLKELQLSRGKDPAGGVVGDPSKPRQSQEQARRKKMSRAQDGILKYMLKMMEVCRAQGFVYGIIPEKGKPVSGASDNLRGWWKEKVRFDRNGPAAIAKYQADNAVPGFESELASGTGSPHSLQELQDTTLGSLLSALMQHCDPPQRRYPLEKGVPPPWWPTGDEEWWPELGIPKDQGPPPYKKPHDLKKAWKVSVLTAVIKHMSPDIEKIRRLVRQSKCLQDKMTAKEISTWLAVVKQEEELYLKLNPGARPPAPTGGITSAISFNASSSEYDVDVVDDCKGDEAGNQKAVVVADPTAFNLGAAMLNDKFLMPASMKEEATDVEFIQKRSASGAEPELMLNNRVYTCHNVQCPHSDYGYGFLDRNARNSHQYTCKYNDPLQQSTENKPSPPAIFPATYNTPNQALNNLDFGLPMDGQRSITELMNMYDNNFVANKNLSNDNATIMERPNAVNPRIQIEEGFFGQGSGIGGSNGGVFEDVNGMMQQPQQTTPAQQQFFIRDDTPFGNQMGDINGASEFRFGSGFNMSGAVEYPGAMQGQQKNDGASEFEELE; from the coding sequence ATGATGGGAGGTGGTCTGGTGATGGACCAGGGCATGATGTTCCCCGGCGTGCACAACTTCGTGGATCTCCTGCAGCAGAACGGCGGCGACAAGAACCTCGGCTTCGGCGCGCTCGTGCCGCAGACGTCGTCGGGGGAGCAGTGCGTGATGGGGGAGGGCGACCTCGTGGACCCGCCGCCGGAGAGCTTCCCGGACGCCGGTgaggacgacagcgacgacgacgtggaggaCATCGAGGAGCTGGAGCGCCGCATGTGGCGCGACCGCATGAAGCTGAAGCGGCTCAAGGAGCTGCAGCTGAGCCGGGGCAAGGACCCcgcgggcggcgtcgtgggcgACCCGTCCAAGCCGCGGCAGTCGCAGGAGCAGGCGCGGCGGAAGAAGATGTCGCGCGCGCAGGACGGCATCCTCAAGTACATGCTCAAGATGATGGAGGTGTGCCGCGCGCAGGGGTTCGTGTACGGGATCATCCCGGAGAAGGGCAAGCCGGTGAGCGGCGCCTCCGACAACCTCCGCGGCTGGTGGAAGGAGAAGGTCCGCTTCGACCGCAACggccccgccgccatcgccaagtACCAGGCCGACAACGCCGTCCCGGGCTTCGAGAGCGAGCTCGCCTCCGGCACCGGGAGCCCGCACTCGCTGCAGGAGCTGCAGGACACCACCCTCGGGTCGCTGCTCTCGGCGCTCATGCAGCACTGCGACCCTCCGCAGCGGCGGTACCCGCTCGAGAAGGGCGTCCCTCCGCCGTGGTGGCccaccggcgacgaggagtGGTGGCCGGAGCTCGGCATCCCCAAGGACCAGGGCCCGCCTCCGTACAAGAAGCCCCATGACCTCAAGAAGGCCTGGAAGGTCAGCGTGCTCACCGCTGTCATCAAGCACATGTCGCCGGACATCGAGAAGATCCGCCGGCTGGTCCGGCAGTCCAAGTGCCTCCAGGACAAGATGACCGCCAAGGAGATCTCCACCTGGCTGGCCGTCGTCAAGCAGGAAGAGGAGCTGTACCTGAAGCTGAACCCCGGTGCCCGCCCTCCGGCACCTACCGGCGGCATCACCAGCGCCATATCGTTCAACGCCAGCTCAAGTGAGTacgacgtcgacgtcgtcgacgactgcaagggcgacgaggccggcaACCAGAAGGCTGTTGTTGTCGCCGACCCGACCGCGTTCAACCTCGGCGCGGCTATGCTGAACGACAAGTTCCTCATGCCGGCGTCCATGAAGGAGGAGGCCACCGATGTCGAGTTCATCCAGAAGAGGAGCGCGTCTGGCGCGGAGCCTGAGCTGATGCTGAACAACCGTGTCTACACCTGCCACAATGTCCAGTGCCCGCATAGCGACTATGGATACGGGTTCCTTGACCGGAACGCGCGCAACAGCCACCAATACACTTGCAAGTACAATGATCCACTCCAGCAGAGCACGGAGAACAAGCCATCGCCACCGGCCATCTTCCCGGCAACCTACAACACGCCGAACCAGGCTCTGAACAATCTGGATTTCGGCCTGCCCATGGATGGCCAGAGGTCAATTACAGAGCTGATGAACATGTACGACAACAACTTCGTGGCCAACAAGAACCTTAGCAACGACAATGCCACGATCATGGAGAGGCCTAATGCAGTCAACCCAAGGATACAGATTGAAGAAGGCTTTTTTGGACAGGGAAGTGGCATCGGCGGCAGCAACGGAGGTGTGTTCGAAGATGTCAATGGCATGATGCAGCAACCGCAGCAGACCACCCCGGCACAGCAGCAGTTCTTCATCCGCGACGATACTCCATTCGGTAACCAGATGGGCGACATCAATGGCGCATCGGAGTTCAGGTTCGGCTCTGGTTTCAACATGTCAGGTGCCGTCGAATACCCCGGCGCAATGCAGGGCCAGCAGAAGAATGACGGCGCATCGGAGTTTGAGGAATTGGAATGA
- the LOC107276358 gene encoding protein ETHYLENE-INSENSITIVE 3-like 1a produces MMGGGLVMDQGMMFPGVHNFVDLLQQNGGDKNLGFGALVPQTSSGEQCVMGEGDLVDPPPESFPDAGEDDSDDDVEDIEELERRMWRDRMKLKRLKELQLSRGKDPAGGVVGDPSKPRQSQEQARRKKMSRAQDGILKYMLKMMEVCRAQGFVYGIIPEKGKPVSGASDNLRGWWKEKVRFDRNGPAAIAKYQADNAVPGFESELASGTGSPHSLQELQDTTLGSLLSALMQHCDPPQRRYPLEKGVPPPWWPTGDEEWWPELGIPKDQGPPPYKKPHDLKKAWKVSVLTAVIKHMSPDIEKIRRLVRQSKCLQDKMTAKEISTWLAVVKQEEELYLKLNPGARPPAPTGGITSAISFNASSSEYDVDVVDDCKGDEAGNQKAVVVADPTAFNLGAAMLNDKFLMPASMKEEATDVEFIQKRSASGAEPELMLNNRVYTCHNVQCPHSDYGYGFLDRNARNSHQYTCKYNDPLQQSTENKPSPPAIFPATYNTPNQALNNLDFGLPMDGQRSITELMNMYDNNFVANKNLSNDNATIMERPNAVNPRIQIEEGFFGQGSGIGGSNGGVFEDVNGMMQQPQQTTPAQQQFFIRDDTPFGNQMGDINGASEFRFGSGFNMSGAVEYPGAMQGQQKNDGSNWYY; encoded by the coding sequence ATGATGGGAGGTGGTCTGGTGATGGACCAGGGCATGATGTTCCCCGGCGTGCACAACTTCGTGGATCTCCTGCAGCAGAACGGCGGCGACAAGAACCTCGGCTTCGGCGCGCTCGTGCCGCAGACGTCGTCGGGGGAGCAGTGCGTGATGGGGGAGGGCGACCTCGTGGACCCGCCGCCGGAGAGCTTCCCGGACGCCGGTgaggacgacagcgacgacgacgtggaggaCATCGAGGAGCTGGAGCGCCGCATGTGGCGCGACCGCATGAAGCTGAAGCGGCTCAAGGAGCTGCAGCTGAGCCGGGGCAAGGACCCcgcgggcggcgtcgtgggcgACCCGTCCAAGCCGCGGCAGTCGCAGGAGCAGGCGCGGCGGAAGAAGATGTCGCGCGCGCAGGACGGCATCCTCAAGTACATGCTCAAGATGATGGAGGTGTGCCGCGCGCAGGGGTTCGTGTACGGGATCATCCCGGAGAAGGGCAAGCCGGTGAGCGGCGCCTCCGACAACCTCCGCGGCTGGTGGAAGGAGAAGGTCCGCTTCGACCGCAACggccccgccgccatcgccaagtACCAGGCCGACAACGCCGTCCCGGGCTTCGAGAGCGAGCTCGCCTCCGGCACCGGGAGCCCGCACTCGCTGCAGGAGCTGCAGGACACCACCCTCGGGTCGCTGCTCTCGGCGCTCATGCAGCACTGCGACCCTCCGCAGCGGCGGTACCCGCTCGAGAAGGGCGTCCCTCCGCCGTGGTGGCccaccggcgacgaggagtGGTGGCCGGAGCTCGGCATCCCCAAGGACCAGGGCCCGCCTCCGTACAAGAAGCCCCATGACCTCAAGAAGGCCTGGAAGGTCAGCGTGCTCACCGCTGTCATCAAGCACATGTCGCCGGACATCGAGAAGATCCGCCGGCTGGTCCGGCAGTCCAAGTGCCTCCAGGACAAGATGACCGCCAAGGAGATCTCCACCTGGCTGGCCGTCGTCAAGCAGGAAGAGGAGCTGTACCTGAAGCTGAACCCCGGTGCCCGCCCTCCGGCACCTACCGGCGGCATCACCAGCGCCATATCGTTCAACGCCAGCTCAAGTGAGTacgacgtcgacgtcgtcgacgactgcaagggcgacgaggccggcaACCAGAAGGCTGTTGTTGTCGCCGACCCGACCGCGTTCAACCTCGGCGCGGCTATGCTGAACGACAAGTTCCTCATGCCGGCGTCCATGAAGGAGGAGGCCACCGATGTCGAGTTCATCCAGAAGAGGAGCGCGTCTGGCGCGGAGCCTGAGCTGATGCTGAACAACCGTGTCTACACCTGCCACAATGTCCAGTGCCCGCATAGCGACTATGGATACGGGTTCCTTGACCGGAACGCGCGCAACAGCCACCAATACACTTGCAAGTACAATGATCCACTCCAGCAGAGCACGGAGAACAAGCCATCGCCACCGGCCATCTTCCCGGCAACCTACAACACGCCGAACCAGGCTCTGAACAATCTGGATTTCGGCCTGCCCATGGATGGCCAGAGGTCAATTACAGAGCTGATGAACATGTACGACAACAACTTCGTGGCCAACAAGAACCTTAGCAACGACAATGCCACGATCATGGAGAGGCCTAATGCAGTCAACCCAAGGATACAGATTGAAGAAGGCTTTTTTGGACAGGGAAGTGGCATCGGCGGCAGCAACGGAGGTGTGTTCGAAGATGTCAATGGCATGATGCAGCAACCGCAGCAGACCACCCCGGCACAGCAGCAGTTCTTCATCCGCGACGATACTCCATTCGGTAACCAGATGGGCGACATCAATGGCGCATCGGAGTTCAGGTTCGGCTCTGGTTTCAACATGTCAGGTGCCGTCGAATACCCCGGCGCAATGCAGGGCCAGCAGAAGAATGACGGCTCGAATTGGTACTACTGA
- the LOC4332698 gene encoding putative disease resistance protein RGA4 — MGWLQQLKPLSDVPDKIGGFLFNLAWSKGTRLWNVEEEAEKLRRTEKRIRALLRDAEERRYIDDESVKLWLLELKSVAYDAETLLDRLTTFTAVARLESAEPSRKRKRSWLNLQLGPRQRWGLDAKITEINERLDEIARGRKRFKFQPGDAARRAQPGQRPRFVEVAACHDESSQIFGRAKEKEEVVQALLSDHTIPLPVISIYGAAGIGKTTLARLVYNNAEVQSSFPTRIWVCLSDKCDVTKATKMIMEAITKVKCDALSLDILQQQLQEHLSTTKFLLVIDNLWAEDYNFWELLRCPLLAGEKGSKVLITTRNERVWRRTTSTILPVHLKGLDDEECWLLLKKYAFLHGQGRENDALSKTGRMIAADCRGSPLAAKSLGMLLSDTNGEEEEWLNISNQMRILNEDNNRILPSLQISYHHLPYHLKQLFTLCCLFPVGHEFEKDEVIRLWIAEGLIQCNARRRLEAEAGRFFDELLWRSFFETSGSSTNQRYRVPSLMNELASLVSKSECLCIEPGNLQGGINRDLVRYVSILCQKDELPELTMICNYENIRILKLSTEVRISLKCVPSELFHKLSCLRTLEMSNSELEELPESVGCLTHLRYIGLRKTLIKRLPDSVSTLFNLQTLDLRECYRLTELPEELSRLVNLRHLDLHLEWDRMVPIPMPRGIDKLTSLQTLSRFTVTADAEGYCNMKELKDINIRGELCLLKLESATHENAGESKLSEKQYVENLMLQWSYNNNQAVDESMRVIESLRPHSKLRSLWVDWYPGENFPGWMGESSFTYLENLRICDCRNSRLLPSFGELPKLKKLHLGGMHSLQSMGTLLGFPSLEVLTLWDMPNLQTWCDSEEAELPKLKELYISHCPRLQNVTNLPRELAKLEINNCGMLCSLPGLQHLHDLVVRRGNDQLIGWISELMSLTSLTLMHSTETMDIQQLQQLSALKRLKIGGFKQLSSVSDNSGMEALSSLEFLEISSCTELQRFSVVGLQSLKDFKLRHCTKLEALPTGLGNLGSLRCVEIHDIPNLRIDNTGTVLPDSVSYLTLSGCPDLESWCRNTGAQRVKKIPNVKIGF, encoded by the coding sequence ATGGGTTGGCTCCAGCAGCTCAAACCTCTGTCCGACGTCCCCGACAAGATCGGGGGTTTCCTCTTCAACCTCGCATGGTCCAAGGGGACCCGCCTGTGGAAcgtcgaggaggaggccgagaaGCTGCGGCGCACCGAGAAGCGCATCCGCGCGCTGCTCAGGGACGCCGAGGAGCGCCGCTACATCGACGACGAATCCGTCAAGCTCTGGCTCCTGGAGCTCAAGTCCGTCGCCTACGACGCCGAGACACTGCTCGACCGCCTGACCACCTTCACCGCCGTGGCCAGGCTGGAAAGCGCGGAGCCATCGCGGAAGCGGAAGCGCTCCTGGCTCAATTTGCAGCTCGGTCCCCGGCAGCGGTGGGGGCTGGACGCGAAGATCACCGAGATCAACGAACGGCTCGACGAGATCGCTAGGGGCCGCAAGAGGTTCAAGTTCCAGCCCGGGGatgcggcgaggagggcgcagCCAGGACAGCGGCCGCGGTTTGTTGAAGTTGCGGCTTGCCATGATGAAAGCTCTCAGATTTTCGGTCGTgccaaggagaaggaggaggttgTACAAGCACTTTTGTCGGATCACACCATCCCCCTGCCGGTGATCTCCATTTATGGCGCGGCAGGAATTGGGAAGACGACGTTGGCACGCTTGGTGTACAACAATGCTGAGGTACAGAGTTCTTTTCCAACTAGAATCTGGGTTTGTTTGTCTGACAAATGTGATGTGACAAAGGCTACAAAGATGATCATGGAAGCTATCACCAAAGTAAAATGTGATGCATTGAGCTTGGACATATTGCAGCAGCAGCTTCAGGAGCACCTGAGCACTACCAAGTTTTTACTGGTGATTGATAATCTCTGGGCTGAGGATTATAACTTCTGGGAACTGCTGCGGTGCCCATTGCTTGCTGGGGAAAAGGGAAGTAAGGTTTTAATAACAACTCGGAATGAAAGAGTTTGGAGGAGGACGACGTCTACAATCCTCCCTGTACATTTGAAGGGTTTGGATGATGAAGAATGCTGGCTTCTCCTAAAAAAGTATGCGTTCTTGCATGGGCAAGGTAGGGAGAATGATGCCTTGTCAAAAACTGGGAGGATGATTGCAGCGGACTGTCGAGGTTCCCCATTAGCAGCCAAATCACTCGGGATGCTTTTGTCTGATACTaatggagaggaagaagaatggCTCAATATATCAAACCAAATGCGGATTCTTAATGAAGACAACAACAGGATCTTGCCAAGTTTGCAGATAAGCTATCATCACTTGCCATATCATCTGAAGCAGTTGTTTACCCTTTGTTGCTTGTTTCCTGTTGGGCATGAATTTGAGAAGGATGAGGTGATCAGATTGTGGATTGCAGAAGGCCTGATTCAGTGCAATGCTAGGAGGCGTTTGGAGGCAGAAGCAGGAAGATTTTTTGATGAGCTTCTGTGGAGATCATTCTTTGAAACCTCTGGCAGTTCAACAAATCAAAGATACAGGGTGCCAAGCCTCATGAATGAGCTTGCATCGCTTGTTTCAAAATCTGAATGTTTGTGTATTGAGCCTGGTAACTTACAGGGTGGCATAAACCGTGACCTGGTCCGATATGTATCTATCCTGTGTCAAAAGGATGAACTCCCGGAGCTGACTATGATCTGCAACTATGAAAACATAAGAATATTGAAACTGTCTACTGAAGTAAGGATTTCTCTAAAATGTGTTCCCTCAGAGCTTTTCCACAAGTTAAGTTGTTTACGGACACTGGAAATGAGTAACAGTGAACTAGAGGAGTTGCCAGAGTCAGTTGGATGCTTGACACACCTTAGATACATTGGCCTACGCAAAACACTTATTAAAAGGCTTCCTGACTCAGTTAGCACCTTGTTCAACCTGCAGACTCTAGATCTCAGGGAATGCTACCGTCTTACTGAGTTACCTGAAGAGCTAAGTCGGTTAGTTAAtttacgtcacctagacttgcACCTTGAATGGGATAGAATGGTACCAATACCAATGCCAAGAGGGATTGACAAGTTAACTTCCCTTCAAACACTTTCCAGATTTACTGTGACTGCTGATGCTGAGGGCTACTGCAACATGAAGGAATTGAAGGACATCAATATACGTGGTGAACTTTGCCTGCTGAAATTGGAATCTGCCACCCATGAGAATGCGGGGGAATCCAAGTTGAGTGAGAAGCAATATGTTGAAAATCTGATGCTGCAATGGAGTTACAATAATAATCAAGCAGTAGATGAAAGCATGCGGGTTATAGAATCACTCCGTCCTCATTCTAAGCTGAGGAGCCTATGGGTTGATTGGTACCCTGGGGAAAATTTTCCTGGATGGATGGGGGAAAGTTCTTTCACCTATCTTGAAAATCTGAGGATTTGTGACTGCAGAAATTCCCGGCTTCTTCCGTCTTTTGGAGAACTGCCAaagctaaaaaaattgcatcttggAGGCATGCATAGCCTACAAAGCATGGGCACTCTTTTGGGTTTTCCATCTCTAGAGGTTTTGACTTTGTGGGACATGCCTAATCTTCAGACATGGTGCGACTCGGAGGAAGCAGAACTTCCTAAGCTCAAGGAGCTTTATATAAGCCATTGCCCAAGATTGCAAAATGTGACAAATCTTCCTCGTGAGCTTGCTAAGCTGGAGATAAATAACTGTGGCATGTTGTGTTCTCTTCCTGGGCTTCAACACCTTCATGATCTAGTCGTTCGTAGAGGCAATGATCAACTAATCGGATGGATCAGCGAGCTGATGTCTCTGACTTCACTAACGCTGATGCATTCTACAGAAACGATGGATATACAGCAGTTACAACAGTTGAGTGCGTTGAAGAGATTAAAGATTGGAGGATTTAAACAGCTTTCCTCAGTGTCTGATAATAGCGGCATGGAGGCACTCTCTTCCCTTGAGTTCCTTGAGATATCATCCTGCACAGAACTCCAGCGATTTTCTGTTGTGGGATTGCAATCACTGAAGGATTTCAAGCTTCGCCATTGCACCAAGCTGGAAGCTCTGCCAACAGGTTTGGGCAACTTGGGATCTCTTAGATGTGTTGAAATTCACGACATTCCTAACTTGAGAATAGACAATACTGGCACGGTATTGCCTGATAGTGTCTCCTATCTGACATTAAGTGGATGTCCGGATCTGGAGAGTTGGTGCAGGAACACGGGCGCCCAGAGAGTAAAGAAAATCCCTAATGTAAAGATTGGATTCTAA
- the LOC4332699 gene encoding probable arabinosyltransferase ARAD1 produces MAAAAASASASCRRRPIAWFFAIAALLFFFSWYLLLDSAAVTPEPLLAARGQGLRVGSSGRKCDPATAALRVFMYDLPAEFHFGLLDWEPQGGGGGGGGGVWPDVRGGGVPEYPGGLNLQHSIEYWLTLDLLASEQGAPTPCGAVRVRHAAAADVVFVPFFASLSFNRHSKVVPPARASEDRALQRRLLDYLAARPEWRRSGGRDHVVLAHHPNGMLDARYKLWPCVFVLCDFGRYPPSVAGLDKDVIAPYRHVVPNFANDSAGYDDRPTLLYFQGAIYRKDGGFIRQELYYLLKDEKDVHFSFGSVVGNGIEQATQGMRASKFCLNIAGDTPSSNRLFDSIVSHCVPIIISDEIELPFEDVLDYSKFCIIVRGADAVKKGFLMNLINGISREDWTRMWNRLKEVERHFEYQYPSQNDDAVQMIWKAIARKAPSIRLKVNRLRRFSRFETNRTDETPTRSSWLENQPS; encoded by the exons atggccgccgccgccgcctccgcctccgcctcctgccgccgccgcccgatcgCCTGGTtcttcgccatcgccgcgctgctcttcttcttctcctggTACCTCCTCCTCGACTCCGCCGCCGTCACGCCCGAACCGCTGCTGGCCGCGCGGGGTCAGGGCCTCCGCGTTGGCTCCTCGGGCCGGAAATGCGACCCGGCCACCGCGGCGCTGCGGGTGTTCATGTATGACCTGCCCGCCGAGTTCCACTTCGGCCTGCTCGACTGGGAGCCAcagggcgggggcggcggcggcggcggcggcgtgtggcCGGATGTcaggggcggcggcgtgccggagTACCCGGGGGGGCTGAACCTGCAGCACAGCATCGAGTACTGGCTCACGCTGGACCTGCTGGCCTCCGAGCAGGGCGCGCCCACGCCGTGCGGCGCCGTCAGGgtgcgccacgccgccgcggccgacgtCGTCTTCGTGCCCTTCTTCGCCTCGCTCAGCTTCAACCGCCACTCCAAGGTGGTGCCGCCCGCGCGGGCCAGCGAGGACCGCGCGCTGCAGCGGAGGCTGCTCGATTACCTCGCCGCGCGCCCCGAGTGGCGGAGGTCCGGCGGGAGGGACCACGTCGTGCTCGCCCACCACCCCAACGGGATGCTCGACGCCCGCTACAAGCTCTGGCCATGCGTCTTCGTGCTCTGCGACTTCGGGAGGTACCCGCCCAGCGTCGCCGGCCTCGACAAGGACGTCATCGCGCCGTACCGGCACGTCGTCCCCAACTTCGCCAATGACTCCGCCGGCTACgatgaccggccgacgctgctCTACTTCCAGGGTGCCATTTACCGGAAAGAT GGAGGTTTCATCAGACAGGAACTGTATTATCTCCTCAAAGATGAGAAAGATGTACATTTTTCATTTGGAAGTGTGGTGGGTAATGGAATTGAGCAAGCAACACAGGGGATGAGGGCTTCCAAGTTCTGCCTCAACATTGCAGGCGACACGCCATCATCCAATCGCCTGTTTGATTCCATAGTCAGCCACTGCGTTCCCATCATCATCAGCGATGAGATTGAGCTCCCATTTGAAGATGTCCTTGACTACTCCAAGTTCTGCATCATAGTGCGTGGTGCGGATGCTGTCAAGAAGGGTTTTCTTATGAATCTGATTAATGGAATAAGCCGAGAAGACTGGACACGCATGTGGAACAGGCTGAAGGAAGTAGAAAGGCACTTCGAATACCAGTACCCATCTCAAAATGATGATGCTGTTCAGATGATCTGGAAGGCCATAGCTCGAAAGGCGCCCTCAATTCGGTTGAAGGTGAACAGATTACGAAGATTTTCTCGGTTTGAAACTAACAGAACAGATGAGACTCCGACAAGATCTTCTTGGCTAGAAAATCAACCTAGCTGA
- the LOC4332700 gene encoding RGS1-HXK1-interacting protein 1, protein MAPPDTSRAPAQGEEAASTSPWPLRKLQSFTPGLCSQYKAYENAFVDMAKGTISDAMVLVNEHQTEAIGCATVAGFILLRGPRRFLYRNTLGRFKTEKDLLNDAEQSMMEYKTSIEQLKKDSKYTLDKIAVGESDLQRGQTDLRSTGKQIRSLIGSIYKAESTATGLMDRLRTIPTRQSLELRAEVASMASDLKNQRCVLQERINKISEYGVRV, encoded by the exons atggcgccgccggATACCAGCCGCGCGCCGGCGCAAGGCGAGGAAGCCGCCTCCACATCCCCGTGGCCTCTCCGGAAGCTCCAG AGTTTTACACCAGGGTTGTGTTCGCAGTACAAAGCTTATGAGAATGCATTTGTGGATATGGCTAAAG GAACTATTTCGGATGCAATGGTTCTTGTGAACGAGCACCAGACAGAGGCAATTGGATGTGCCACTGTGGCAGGATTCATCTTATTGAGAG GTCCTCGGAGATTTTTATACCGCAATACTCTGGGGCGTTTCAAGACTGAGAAG gatTTACTGAATGATGCTGAGCAAAGTATGATGGAGTACAAAACATCTATCGAACAGTTGAAAAAAGATTCAAAATACACCCTAGACAAAATAGCTGTTGGTGAAAGTGATTTGCAGCGTGGACAAACTGATTTGAG GTCTACTGGTAAGCAGATTCGATCTCTTATTGGTTCCATTTACAAGGCTGAATCCACAGCTACAG GTTTGATGGATCGACTCCGGACAATTCCAACCAGACAATCTCTTGAACTGCGAGCAGAG GTGGCTTCCATGGCCTCTGATTTGAAAAACCAGAGATGTGTTCTACAAGAAAGGATCAACAAAATATCTGAATATGGTGTCCGCGTCTGA